The genomic interval CCGCCTGGCCGGCCCCGGGCTCCGACTGGCTGACCAGCGCGCCGCCGGCCGCGCCGGAGATCTTCGCCCCGGGTCTCGTCAGCACCGGTCTGAACGAACGCGACCTGCACGTGGCGCCGGGCGGCGACCGCATCTGGTTCGGGGTCATGGACCAGGGACTGGTCACCGTGCTCGAGTCGCGGCTCGAGGCCGGGCGCTGGACCGAACCCGTGACCGCGCCCTTCCACGACGATCCGGACTTCTTCTGCTTCGAGCCCGCCCTCTCGCCCGACGGCAGGATGCTGGTCACGCTGTCGAACCGGGCCGCACCGGGTCAGGCGCAGGGTCGACGCTGGGACAACCAGAACCTCTTCTTCCGCACGCGCACCGCCGAGGGCTGGTCGGCGGCCGCGCCCCTGCCGGCCCCGGTCACCTCCGCCGCGGCCGAGTACTTCCCGTCCTTCGCGCCGGACGGCACCCTCTTCTTCTCGCGGGAGGACAGCCTCGGCCACCCCGCCCTGTGGGCGGCACGGCCCGCCGGCTCCGGCGTCCCGGGCGCCTTCGCCGCGCCGGAGCGGCTGCCCGACCACGTGAACGTGGGGCAGGACAACTTCAACGGCACCGTGGCGCCGGACGGGACCTGGCTCGTCTTCTGCGTCGCCGGGCACCCGGCGAACCTGGGGCCCGCCGACTACTGGATCAGCCGCCGCGGAATCGACGGCGCGTGGGGGCCGGCCCGTCATCTCGGCGCCCCGTTCAACGGCCCGGGCTGGCGGGCCGCGTCGCTCACCGTCTCGCCCGACGGCCGCGCGGTGTTCTTCGCCTCGAACCGGCCGGATGATGGCGGACGCTATGCCGACGGCCACGTGTCGCGGCAGGATCTGCTCGATGCCCACCGCAGTCCGGGTAATGGTGGGTTCGATGTGTGGTGGGTGAGTTCCGACATACTGACCAGGGAACTGCAATAGTCAAAACGCTGTAAGCGGATATTTTGCACGGTATTGAGACCTGTTCTCATAATTAAACGATTGCGTATATGGTTGACAATGGCTCCTGTTTGTGACAGAATCGTGAGAGTGTGGGGTCCCTGCCACGGGGAGGGATGGGTGCCTCGAGTCTGTCCACGTTCAGACGCGGGAGTGGTGTCATGTCCAGGAATCTCGCCTCCGGATCCGTTCGGATCCTCGCGTTCGGGATCATCGTCGTGTCCGTTCTGCTGGCCGCCGCCGCGGCCGAGGCCCGCAACCCCTATCGCCGGGCCCTGTTCGACCGCTACGGAACCACGCTCACCGACAGCCAGCTCGACGACCTGCCGAGCAACGCCGGCCACTGCGGCGCCTGCCACTTCGACTTCGACGGCGGCGGCACCCGCAACCCGTACGGTCTTTCGCTCGAGGTGCGTCTGGCCGCCGGCATGTCCATCGACGCGGCCATCGCCGACGTCGAGTTCCTCGACGCCGACGGCGACGGCTTCAGCAACTTCGTCGAGCTCACCGACGTCGCCAACTGGTCGAACACGCCGACCTTCCCGGGCCTGACGGCCGGGAACGTCGGCAGCGTGGTGAATGTCGACCCGGCCGACGTGCTGCCCTATGTGACCCCCTCGGGCGGCACCGACACGACGCCGCCCGTGGTGACGGTGCTCTCCCCGGCCGGTGGCGAGTCGTGGGATGCGGGCACCGTGCAGACCGTCAGCTGGACCGCCGTCGATCCGAACGGGATCGCCGGCTGCGACATCTGGCTGAGCGGCGACGGCGGCGCCCATTGGAAGCAGCTCGCCAGGGGGCTGCCCACCGACGGGGCGGGCAACGGCAGCTACCAGCAGTTCATCCCCAACCTGCCGGGCGCCGCGAGCACCATTAAGGTCGTGGCCACCGACGGGGCGGGGAACGTCGGCGAGGGGGTCAACGCCGTCGCCTTCGCGCTCAATGCCGCAGCGACGCTCGTGGCCCCGACCACGCTGCGCGACTTCGACATGCCCGGCACGCAGCCCTTCCAGAGCAGCGAACTCGAGGACCCGTCGACCGTGTGCATCGCCTGCCACGGCGAATACGACGCCTCGCTCGAGCCCTACCACACCTGGTACGGCAGCATGATGGCCCAGAGCATGCGCGATCCCCTGTACCGGGCCACGCTGATCGTGGCCGAGGAGGTCGCCCCGTCGGCCGGCGACCTGTGCATCCGCTGCCACTCGCCCGGCGGCTGGGCGGGCGGCCGTTCCCTGGACACGGGCATGGGTCTGCTGAACGACGTCGACCTGCAGGGCGTCCAGTGCGACTTCTGCCACCGCTCGGTCTCGCCCCACTACGTCGCGGGCGTGAGTCCCGCCGTGGACGCGGACATCCTCGCGGAGCTCGCCGAGGTCCCCGTCGATCCGGCCAACGGCCAGTTCGTCCTCGATCCGGCGCCGGTGCGCCGGGGGCCCTACAGCGATGCCGATCCGAGCCATCAGTGGCTCTATTCCGACTTCACCCTGTCGGCGGAGTTCTGCGGCACCTGCCACGACGTGAGCAACCCGGTCTTCGTGGCCGGCGCCACACCGGGCACGTATGACGTCGATGGGCTCGACCAGCAGCATCCGGACGGCGACAAGCGCAACATGTACCCGGTGGAACGCACCTTCAGCGAATGGAGCGTGAGCGAGTACGCCGCAGGCGGCGTCTACCAGCCCCAGTTCGCAGGCGACCGACCCGATGGCATGGTCTCCACCTGCCAGGACTGCCACATGCGCGACGTCACGGGCGTGGGGGCGAACGTGCCCGGCTCGCCCACCCGCACCGACCTGGCGATCCACGACCTGACCGGCGCCAACACCTTCGTGCCGGACATCCTGCCCGACTTCTATCCGGGCTTGGACACGGCCGCCCTGCAGGACGGCAAGCTGCGGGCCCAGGCGATGCTGTCCCTCGCGGCGAGCATGGAGCTCACGGTCACGCCGGTGGACGGACAACCCGCCGTCAACGTGCGGATCACCAACGAGACCGGACACAAGCTGCCTTCCGGCTACCCCGAGGGACGGCGGGCCTGGATCCATGTCGAGGCCTTCGATGCGGGCGACCAGCCGGTGTACGAGTCGGGCCACTACGACGACGCGACCGGGCACCTGACCCACGACGCCGACGCCAAGGTCTACGAGATCGAGGGCGGCATCTCGACGCGGCTGTCGGGCCTGCTCGGCGTGCCCGCCGGTCCGAGTTTCTTCTTCCCGTTGAACGACACGGTGTACTCGGACAACCGGATCCCGCCCCGCGGCTTCACCAACGCGAACTTCGAGGCGGTGCAGTCGCCGCCCGTGAGCTACAGCTACGCCGACGGCCAGCACTGGGACGACACCCTGTACCTGCTGCCGGCGGGGGCCCGGAGCGTCGAGGTGACCTTCTACTACCAGAGCACGTCGCAGGAGTACATCGAGTTCCTGCGCGACGAGAACCACACCGACGGCTACGGGCAGCAGCTGTACGACGCCTGGGTGGCCCACGGGCGGGCGACGCCGCAGGTGATGGCCCAGGCCACGGCGCTGCTCGACGTGACCGGGACACCCGACGCGCCGGACCTGCCGCGGGTGGTCACCCTGGGGCAGAACTACCCGAATCCGTTCAACCCGCAGACCTTCATCGCCTACAGCCTGCCGGCCCGCGGCGCGGTGCGGTTGCGCATCTACGACGAGCGCGGCCGACTGGTGCGCGCGCTGGTCGACGACTCGTCGCAGGCGGCCGGCCCGCACCGGGTGAAATGGGACGGGCACGACAACGCCGGTCGGGGCTGCGCCTCCGGTGTCTACCACTACGTGCTCGAGACGGACCAGGGCCGCCTGAGCCGCAAGATGACGCTCGTCCGCTAGCCGGCGGACCACGCGGCGGAGAAGAGAAGAGGCGCCGTCCCGGCGGGGGCGGCGCCTCGGCGTGTGCGGCCGTTCCCGGGGCTGCGAAATCGACGTTGGAATTCGGACCGCCACTGCGCTCGTGTCATCGGGAGCAACAAACGCTCCCGATCAAGTATGTCATCACAACAACACATAGGGAGATCGCCCATGACCAGAATCGAACCAGGACGTGTCACCAGGACCGTCATATTCCTGATCTTCTCGCTGACCGCCGCAGCTGCCGTGGCTGCACCCACGTCCGTCATCGTGTGGGAGCCCTACTACCCCGCGTACGATTGGGCCTTTGCGGCCTGTCCCGCCGGCGACATCGCCAGCCACCTGGACATCGAGATCAAGGACAGCAGTGGCAATCCCGCCACGGGACTCAACCCGCGCGTCAAGTTCGTGAACTCTCACACCGGCGGCCAGTCGTCGTACAGCACGGTCTATTGCGGCGGTGCGTCCATGTGGGAGTCCGAATACTTCACGCTGAGCGGCACGTCGGGAACCCACTACCTGTTCGATTTCAACCTGCGGGCCGGAAATATCGGGAGCAAGAACACGAGCTCGGCCTACCTTCAGGTCGAATGGGGACCGGGCTATACCAATGTCGAGCAGATACCGGTGGAGATCGCTTCCCCGGACACGAATGGCGACCTGGACGTCGATATCTCCGACCTCGGCGATTTTGCGGCCATCTATCAGGGGAACGCCGGTCCGGCGCGCATTGTCGACTTCAATTTCGACGGCGTCATCGACATCATTGACCTTGGCGAGTTCGCTTCCCACTACGGGCACGAATGCCAATAGGCTAGGCCAAGTGGCGCCCCCGGCCGCTGAGGCCGGGGGCGCGACGCGTCTCCTTGCCGGTCGAAGAGTCCCATGCTAGCCTCAACGGGCCGTTCCATAGCACCTGCAGCCCGGGATTCTGTTCATGTCAGCATTGCACCCCCTCGACTGGCTCGTCATCGCCGCCTACGCCGCCCTGACCCTGGCGCTGGGTCTGGCCTTCCGCCGGCGCGCCTCGTCCTCGAGCGAGGAGTACTTCCTGTCGGGCCGCACCCTGCCGTGGTGGGTCCTGGGCACGAGCATGGTGGCCACGACCTTCGCCGCCGACACGCCCCTGGCCGTGACGGGATTCGTGCGCGACCACGGCATCTGGTACAACTGGTTCGGCTGGCACTACGTGCTGAGCCAGATGCTGGCCGTCTTCCTCTTCTCGCGCCTCTGGCGCCGGGCCGAGGTGCTGACCGACAACGAGCTGATCGAGATGCGCTACAGCGGCCGCCCGGCCGCCTTCCTGCGCGGCTTCAAGGCGGGCTACTTCGCGATCCTCTACAACTTCATCGTGCTCGGATGGGTGCTGAAGGGCATGGGCACCGTCGCCGAGCAGGTGCTGGGCATCCGGCCCGAGGTGGCGATCATCGCCGGGGCGGCCCTCGCCCTCAGCTACGCCCTGCTGGCCGGCTTCTGGGGCGTCGTGGTGACGGACGTGATCCAGTTCGGCCTGGCCATGGCCGGCTCGATCTCCGTCGCGGTGCTGGCGGTGCGCCACGTGGGGGGCGTGGCCGAACTGAAGGCGAAGCTGGCGGCCCTGCCGGCCACCGGCGCCAACACGCTGGCCTTCGTGCCCGGCGGTGCTTGGGGTCTGGAGTCGGACGTCTTCAAGTTCCTGGTCTTCGTCACGCTGATGTGGTGGGCCAGCCACAACGCCGACGGGGGCGGCTACCTGATCCAGCGCATGGCCGCCGCCCGCGACGAACGCCACGCCCGCGGGGCGACCCTGTGGTTCGTCGTCGCGAACAACGCGGTGCGGTACTGGCCCTGGATCCTGACGGCCCTGTGCTCGCTCGTGCTCTTTCCGACCCTGCCCGACGGCGCCGGCTCCGAGGCGGCCTATCCGGCGGTGATGCGCACCGTGCTCGGACCGGGTCTCCTGGGCCTGGTGCTGGTGTCGTTCTTCGCCGCCTTCATGTCGACCATCGACACCCATCTGAACTGGGGCGCGAGCTACCTGGTCAACGACATCTGGCGCCGCTTCCTCCGGCCCGACGCCGACGAGAAGCAGACGGTGCTCGCGGCCAAGCTGTGCGTGCTGCTGATGATGGTGTGCGCCGTGATCGTCGCCTTCCGCCTGACCAGCATCGGCCGCGCCTGGCTCTTCGTCTGGGCCATGGGGGCGGGCATCGGGCCGGTGCTCGTGCTGCGCTGGTTCTGGTGGCGCATCAACGCCTGGAGCGAGATCGCGGCCCTGGGCTCGTCGGTGCTGCTGGCGGTGGGCTTCGAGGTGGCGGCCGCGGTCCAGAGCGGCGCCGACTACGCCCTTTTCGCCACGCCGGTGCAGGTGGGCGGCGTCGTGCTGGCGACCCACCACAAGGCCCTGATCCTCGTGCCGCTGACCATCGCGGCCTGGGTGACGGTCACCCTCCTGACCCGCCCGGTGGAGAACCTGCGGCTGGCGACGTTCTACAGCCGGGTGCGGCCCGGCGGCTTCTGGGGCCCGGTGGCCCGGGCGAATCCGTTCGTCGTGTGCGACGGGTTCCGCTGGTCGCTGCTGGCGGTGTGGCTGCTGGGCAGCGCGGGGGTGTTCGGCGTGATCTTCGGCCTCGGACGGCTGGTGCTGGGCGATCCGGGGCGGGCCTGGCCCCTGTTCGGGCTCGGCCTGGTGGGGGCGGTGGCGGTGGTCCGGGAAATGCGGCGGCCGGATCAGGCCGACGAGGCGTCCTCGCGTTCGCCCTCGGCGTGAGGCAGCAGGAAATGGAAGCTCGACCCGCTGCCGAGGCGGCTGTCGACCCGCAGGATGCTGTCGTGCCCGGCGACGATCTTGGCCGCGATGGCCAGGCCGAGGCCCGAACTCTGGGCCAGGTGCTGGGCGTGGGTGCGGCGGTCCGGATCGACGGCCACGCGGGTCCGGCTCTCGTCGCCCGTGAAGAAGCGGTCGAAAATGCGGGGCAGGTCTTCCGGGGGGATGCCGCGGCCCGTGTCGCGCACCGTGATCCGCACGCGATCGTCCTGGCGCTCGGCCGTGATGGCCACGTCGCCGCCGGGCCGATTGAACTTGATGGCGTTCTCGACCAGGTTCTGCAGCACCTGCGAGATCTGCAGCGGATCGGCGAGCACCTGGCCCACCCCGTCGCCGATCTCCATGGCCAGGGTGACGTCCTTCTCGGCCGCGAGGCCCTCGCAGCGCAGCAGGATGCTGTCGACGAGTTCGGCCAGGGGGAAGTTCTCCATGCGGAACGTGGCCTGGCCCGAATCGAAGCGTGACAGCACCAGCATGTGCTCGACCAGCCGGTCGAGGTGGTCGAGATTCCCGGTGATGATCCGCAGGTAGCGCTCCCGGTGGGCCGTGCCGCCGCGTCCGTCGTCCATGAGCAGGGTCTCGAGATGGCCCCGCATGCTGGCCATGGGGGTGCGGAGGTCGTGGCTCACGTTGGCGATGAGCTGGCGCTGGAACTGCTCCTTCTGGCGCAGCTTCTCGACCATGTCCTCGATGCGCNNNNNNNNNNNNNNNNNNNNNNNNNNNNNNNNNNNNNNNNNNNNNNNNNNNNNNNNNNNNNNNNNNNNNNNNNNNNNNNNNNNNNNNNNNNNNNNNNNCGCGGCCATGGCGTTGAAGTTGCGGCCGAGCTGCCCGATCTCGTCGGTGCTGCGCACGTGCACCCGATGGGCGAGGTCGCCGCCCGCGAAGGCCGCGACGCCGTCGGAGAGCTTGCCCACGCGGGCGCTCGTCCAGGCCATGATCAGCAGCGCGGTGACGGCCGAGTAGATGAGCAGCGCGGCCAGCGCCTTCACGATGCGGTCCTGGGCGTGGATCATGGCCATCTGCTGGTTCAGGTCGTCGCCCAGCAGGTCGACCGGGGCGTAGCTCGCCACGAGGTAGCCCGCGATGTCGTCCCCGGCCATGATGCGGTCGACCTCGAAGATGCGGTTCACATAGGCTTCGAGGTTCGCCGGATCGGGATAGCTGCCGTAGTCCCAGTCGCCGTCGCTCATGTCGTTGAGGAGGTCGGCGGCGACCATGGGCACGGCTTCGGCCAGACTGTCCGGGGCCGACGAGGCCA from bacterium carries:
- a CDS encoding Na+:solute symporter, translated to MSALHPLDWLVIAAYAALTLALGLAFRRRASSSSEEYFLSGRTLPWWVLGTSMVATTFAADTPLAVTGFVRDHGIWYNWFGWHYVLSQMLAVFLFSRLWRRAEVLTDNELIEMRYSGRPAAFLRGFKAGYFAILYNFIVLGWVLKGMGTVAEQVLGIRPEVAIIAGAALALSYALLAGFWGVVVTDVIQFGLAMAGSISVAVLAVRHVGGVAELKAKLAALPATGANTLAFVPGGAWGLESDVFKFLVFVTLMWWASHNADGGGYLIQRMAAARDERHARGATLWFVVANNAVRYWPWILTALCSLVLFPTLPDGAGSEAAYPAVMRTVLGPGLLGLVLVSFFAAFMSTIDTHLNWGASYLVNDIWRRFLRPDADEKQTVLAAKLCVLLMMVCAVIVAFRLTSIGRAWLFVWAMGAGIGPVLVLRWFWWRINAWSEIAALGSSVLLAVGFEVAAAVQSGADYALFATPVQVGGVVLATHHKALILVPLTIAAWVTVTLLTRPVENLRLATFYSRVRPGGFWGPVARANPFVVCDGFRWSLLAVWLLGSAGVFGVIFGLGRLVLGDPGRAWPLFGLGLVGAVAVVREMRRPDQADEASSRSPSA
- a CDS encoding T9SS type A sorting domain-containing protein, whose translation is MSRNLASGSVRILAFGIIVVSVLLAAAAAEARNPYRRALFDRYGTTLTDSQLDDLPSNAGHCGACHFDFDGGGTRNPYGLSLEVRLAAGMSIDAAIADVEFLDADGDGFSNFVELTDVANWSNTPTFPGLTAGNVGSVVNVDPADVLPYVTPSGGTDTTPPVVTVLSPAGGESWDAGTVQTVSWTAVDPNGIAGCDIWLSGDGGAHWKQLARGLPTDGAGNGSYQQFIPNLPGAASTIKVVATDGAGNVGEGVNAVAFALNAAATLVAPTTLRDFDMPGTQPFQSSELEDPSTVCIACHGEYDASLEPYHTWYGSMMAQSMRDPLYRATLIVAEEVAPSAGDLCIRCHSPGGWAGGRSLDTGMGLLNDVDLQGVQCDFCHRSVSPHYVAGVSPAVDADILAELAEVPVDPANGQFVLDPAPVRRGPYSDADPSHQWLYSDFTLSAEFCGTCHDVSNPVFVAGATPGTYDVDGLDQQHPDGDKRNMYPVERTFSEWSVSEYAAGGVYQPQFAGDRPDGMVSTCQDCHMRDVTGVGANVPGSPTRTDLAIHDLTGANTFVPDILPDFYPGLDTAALQDGKLRAQAMLSLAASMELTVTPVDGQPAVNVRITNETGHKLPSGYPEGRRAWIHVEAFDAGDQPVYESGHYDDATGHLTHDADAKVYEIEGGISTRLSGLLGVPAGPSFFFPLNDTVYSDNRIPPRGFTNANFEAVQSPPVSYSYADGQHWDDTLYLLPAGARSVEVTFYYQSTSQEYIEFLRDENHTDGYGQQLYDAWVAHGRATPQVMAQATALLDVTGTPDAPDLPRVVTLGQNYPNPFNPQTFIAYSLPARGAVRLRIYDERGRLVRALVDDSSQAAGPHRVKWDGHDNAGRGCASGVYHYVLETDQGRLSRKMTLVR
- a CDS encoding HAMP domain-containing protein, giving the protein MKARLPHFANTLLFRISATFLLLLGVSLGGWYLWIESNVFNPYADEAEQNWYEDLAADELDALAARLAVPGLSPAERDEFLVAYGAAVAAYQAEVIVFDAEGNQLASSAPDSLAEAVPMVAADLLNDMSDGDWDYGSYPDPANLEAYVNRIFEVDRIMAGDDIAGYLVASYAPVDLLGDDLNQQMAMIHAQDRIVKALAALLIYSAVTALLIMAWTSARVGKLSDGVAAFAGGDLAHRVHVRSTDEIGQLGRNFNAMAA